The following are from one region of the Silene latifolia isolate original U9 population chromosome 9, ASM4854445v1, whole genome shotgun sequence genome:
- the LOC141601758 gene encoding uncharacterized protein LOC141601758, whose translation MENVFEVMRCPEELKVEQAAFYLGGLAGGWWYKEREAMKNFYEEMGEAAIPWAEFKMEMRNEFIPEHVRCKLRAEFDRFVMIDAMTVQDYYIRFCELATYLEDLHLSKSHLALKFEGGLTVKLLKKLTPGDLSSVKESYARAGNAERLLGAAKDAKDKSGEKWRNEGEGGYQPKKITFNQSKSYSGGAQGNSFGGTINYGNRAASEGGGLRCYNCGGLSHKRVECTSAQKGHSRRFGQGNAYHTPSQSGESNRNSGAWSNPRNANPDFNGGNNRGNFNGGTPSRATSYAGGNTSGNRPTQSASTVQGAPKTSGKLFAMDKRSPEEDAHVVSGIFLVNSHPCFVLFDSGATHSFMSRSRVLTLGLGEDELAKDDVTIPSGESITCSKIYKAVPVLIHKTNFPLDLLEFPLEGFEIILGMDWLSKHKANIDCYQKKIALKGPKGIRVSYKVWSDIPVVGEFEDVFPEELPGLPPPREVEFGVDLRPVAGPISKAPYRMGPKELEELKKQLRELADKGELNNVTVKNKYPLPSIDDLFDQLSGAGVFY comes from the exons ATGGAGAATGTGTTCGAGGTAATGAGGTGCCCGGAGGAGCTTAAGGTGGAGCAAGCCGCCTTCTACTTGGGAGGACTTGCGGGAGGTTGGTGGTACAAGGAACGGGAAGCTATGAAGAACTTTTATGAAGAGATGGGCGAAGCTGCCATCCCTTGGGCCGAATTCAAGATGGAAATGAGGAATGAGTTCATCCCCGAGCACGTGAGGTGCAAGCTTCGGGCGGAATTCGACCGGTTCGTGATGATCGATGCTATGACCGTGCAAGACTACTACATCCGCTTTTGTGAGCTCGCTACTTACTTGGAGGACCTTCACCTTAGCAAATCTCATTTGGCTCTCAAGTTTGAGGGAGGTTTGACCGTAAAGCTCTTGAAGAAGCTCACACCCGGAGATTTGTCTAGTGTGAAAGAATCTTATGCTAGGGCCGGTAACGCGGAGAGGCTACTCGGTGCTGCCAAGGATGCTAAGGATAAGTCCGGGGAGAAATGGAGGAATGAAGGTGAAGGAGGGTATCAACCCAAGAAGATTACTTTTAATCAATCCAAGTCATACTCGGGAGGAGCACAAGGAAATAGCTTTGGTGGAACAATCAACTATGGGAATAGGGCCGCTAGTGAAGGAGGAGGGTTAAGGTGCTATAATTGTGGTGGCCTCAGTCACAAAAGGGTGGAATGCACTAGTGCTCAAAAGGGACATAGCCGGAGATTTGGACAAGGAAACGCTTACCACACCCCTTCCCAAAGTGGAGAAAGCAACCGGAACTCGGGGGCTTGGAGTAACCCAAGGAATGCTAATCCCGACTTCAATGGTGGAAACAATCGAGGAAACTTCAACGGGGGAACACCATCCAGGGCAACAAGCTATGCGGGCGGCAATACTTCTGGGAATAGGCCAACTCAATCGGCTAGCACGGTCCAAGGAGCACCCAAgactagtggcaagctctttgccatggacAAGAGGAGTCCCGAGGAAGACGCCCACGTCGTATCCGGTATATTTCTTGTTAACTCTCACCCATGCTTTGTTTTATTTGACTCAGGGGCCACACATTCTTTCATGTCTAGGAGTCGCGTACTGACCTTAGGATTGGGGGAGGACGAACTAGCCAAAGATGACGTGaccataccttcaggggagtctatTACATGTTCAAAGATTTACAAAGCAGTACCCGTCTTAATTCATAAAACAAATTTTCCGTTAGATCTTTTAGAATTTCCTTTGGAGGGGTTTGAGATAATTCTAGGAATGGATTGGTTGAGTAAACACAAGGCCAACATAGATTGCTACCAAAAGAAGATTGCTTTAAAAGGACCTAAGGGTATTAGGGTGTCATACAAAG TATGGAGTGATATACCGGTAGTGGGAGAATTTGAGGATGTATTTCCAGAGGAATTGCCCGGACTACCTCCACCAAGAGAAGTGGAGTTTGGAGTTGACTTAAGACCGGTTGCGGGACCGatttctaaggccccgtaccggatgggtccaaaGGAGCTAGAAGAATTGAAGAAACAACTTCGGGAATTAGCGGACAAAGG ggagTTGAACAATGTCACCGTCAAAAACAAATACCCTCTACCAAgtattgatgacttgtttgatcaacTTAGTGGAGCCGGAGTGTTTTATTGA